Proteins found in one Streptococcus mitis genomic segment:
- a CDS encoding O-antigen ligase family protein translates to MKINLKSIQDVLMSLLIVITTNSIYVNTGDSNKLIPILALVVIIATVLELISSKINYNYFKIILTIVLIYLVVCITNIFITFNSLSINEILFYFVIAPLMLILLMFKNFNGQLFDFLDTFVKIILIFAIVSLIFWTFGSILKVVHPTNVVINNWNGGLPTPSYFNLYFETQGIHFFGTTLIRNSGMFAEAPMWSLMLSSALIIQELFLENSIKRLSLLTLTLLTTVSTTGIFVIGLLLIYRVLMLKKSLFKHVSLIAIPIVIYAFLQVWEEKSDSISASIRFDDYIAGFLAWRANFFFGSGLTLGLKAIESNMNTLIRTNLGYSNSLFVILAQGGVILGIFYLYPVISVLIKKGGAIGTKMFALLFIILLFTAIFIDTPLFILFIGIFYALILNREST, encoded by the coding sequence TTGAAAATTAATCTGAAAAGTATCCAAGACGTATTAATGTCGTTATTAATTGTTATAACGACAAATTCTATATATGTAAACACAGGTGATTCAAATAAGTTAATTCCAATATTAGCATTAGTAGTTATAATAGCAACAGTTTTAGAACTAATATCAAGCAAAATAAATTATAATTACTTTAAAATAATCTTAACGATAGTACTAATTTATTTAGTTGTATGTATTACTAACATTTTCATAACATTTAATTCTTTATCAATAAATGAAATATTGTTTTATTTTGTGATAGCACCTCTTATGCTTATCTTGTTAATGTTTAAGAATTTTAATGGCCAATTATTTGATTTTTTAGATACCTTTGTGAAAATTATTTTGATTTTTGCTATAGTTTCTTTAATATTTTGGACTTTTGGAAGTATTTTAAAGGTTGTTCATCCAACAAATGTCGTCATAAATAATTGGAACGGTGGACTTCCAACACCAAGTTATTTTAATCTATATTTTGAAACTCAAGGAATTCATTTTTTTGGAACTACTCTTATTAGAAATAGTGGTATGTTTGCGGAGGCTCCAATGTGGAGTTTAATGTTAAGTTCAGCACTTATAATTCAGGAATTATTTTTAGAAAATAGTATTAAACGATTATCTTTATTAACTCTGACTCTTTTGACAACAGTTTCTACAACAGGGATATTTGTAATAGGATTATTATTAATTTATAGAGTTCTAATGCTGAAAAAATCCTTATTTAAACATGTGAGCTTGATTGCAATTCCAATAGTTATATATGCTTTTTTACAGGTTTGGGAAGAAAAATCTGACTCAATTTCAGCTAGTATTAGGTTTGATGATTATATAGCTGGATTTTTAGCCTGGAGAGCTAATTTCTTTTTTGGTTCAGGATTGACGTTAGGGTTGAAAGCAATTGAATCAAATATGAATACTCTTATTCGTACGAACTTAGGATATAGCAATAGTCTATTTGTTATTTTAGCTCAGGGTGGAGTAATACTAGGGATATTCTATTTATATCCGGTAATTAGTGTACTAATTAAGAAGGGGGGGGCTATAGGTACAAAAATGTTTGCTCTCTTATTTATAATTTTATTATTTACTGCAATTTTTATAGATACACCATTATTTATTCTTTTTATAGGAATATTTTACGCTTTAATTTTGAATAGAGAGAGTACATGA
- the recU gene encoding Holliday junction resolvase RecU, whose amino-acid sequence MVNYPHKISSKKSQTSISQPKNFANRGMTFEKMINATNDYYLRHGMAVIHKKPTPVQIVRVDYPQRSRAKIVEAYFRQASTTDYSGVYRGHYIDFEAKETRQKNAIPMKNFHLHQIQHMEQVLEQQGICFVLLHFSSRQETYLLPALDLIRFYHQDKGQKSMPLGYIQEYGYLVKQGAFPQIPYLDIIKEHLLGGKTR is encoded by the coding sequence ATGGTCAACTATCCTCATAAAATTTCATCAAAAAAAAGCCAAACATCCATTTCTCAACCCAAAAATTTCGCAAATCGAGGAATGACTTTTGAAAAGATGATCAACGCTACCAACGACTACTATCTGAGGCATGGCATGGCAGTTATCCATAAAAAGCCAACGCCTGTTCAGATTGTTCGAGTAGACTATCCTCAACGTAGTCGAGCCAAAATTGTAGAAGCCTATTTTAGACAAGCTTCCACAACAGATTACTCTGGCGTGTATAGAGGACATTACATTGACTTTGAAGCCAAGGAAACGCGACAAAAGAATGCTATTCCAATGAAGAACTTCCATCTTCACCAGATTCAACATATGGAACAAGTTCTAGAACAGCAGGGCATTTGCTTCGTACTGCTTCATTTTTCTTCTCGACAAGAAACTTACTTGTTGCCGGCACTTGATTTGATTCGCTTTTATCATCAAGATAAGGGCCAAAAATCAATGCCACTTGGATATATTCAAGAATACGGATATTTAGTAAAGCAAGGAGCTTTCCCTCAAATTCCCTATCTCGATATTATCAAAGAACATTTACTAGGTGGTAAAACAAGATGA
- the pbp1a gene encoding penicillin-binding protein PBP1A, giving the protein MNKQTILRFLKYTGITFLTLFIALFLLGGGVFLYFVSKAPALSESKLVATTSSKIYDNKNELIADLGSERRVNTQANEIPTDLVKAIVSIEDHRFFDHRGVDTIRIMGAALRNLQGGGGLQGASTLTQQLIKLTYFSTSTADQTLSRKAQEAWLAVQLEQKATKQEILTYYINKVYMSNGNYGMQTAAENYYGKDLKDLSLPQLALLAGMPQAPNQYDPYSHPEAALERRNLVLSEMKGQKYISAEDYEKAINTPITDGLQSLKSANSYPAYMDNYLKEVIDQVEQETGYNLLTTGMEVYTNVDKNVQQRLWDVYNTDEYVAYPDDELQVASTIVDVTNGKVIAQLGARHQSSNVSFGINQAVETNRDWGSTMKPITDYAPALEYGVYDSTASIVHDVPYNYPGTDTPVYNWDHGYFGNITIQYALQQSRNVTAVETLNKVGLDRAKTFLNGLGIDYPSMHYANAISSNTTESNKQYGASSEKMAVAYAAFANGGIYHKPMYINKIVFSDGSEKEFSDAGTRAMKETTSYMMTEMMKTVLVYGTGRGAYLPWLPQAGKTGTSNYTDEEIEKYIKNTGYVAPDEMFVGYTRKYAMAVWTGYSNRLTPIIGDGFLVAGKVYRSMITYLSEDDQPGDWTMPDGLYRNGEFVFQNNAKNTWNNSVTQQTQTVETPSTTAESSTTQASTTVGQQPNNAPATDPNQVQAGQAVQPTQPVQPTPQNPQVQQPQQ; this is encoded by the coding sequence ATGAATAAACAAACTATTCTGCGATTCTTAAAGTATACTGGAATTACATTTCTTACCTTATTTATCGCATTATTTCTATTAGGTGGAGGTGTCTTCCTCTACTTTGTTAGCAAGGCTCCAGCCTTATCTGAAAGTAAATTAGTTGCGACAACCTCTAGCAAGATTTATGATAATAAGAACGAACTGATTGCTGACCTTGGTTCTGAACGTCGCGTAAATACTCAAGCAAATGAAATCCCTACTGATTTGGTCAAAGCCATCGTGTCTATCGAAGATCACCGTTTCTTTGACCATAGAGGTGTTGATACTATTCGTATCATGGGTGCAGCATTGAGAAACCTCCAAGGTGGAGGAGGCCTTCAAGGGGCATCAACCTTGACTCAGCAATTGATTAAATTAACTTATTTCTCTACCTCAACTGCCGATCAAACCTTATCACGTAAAGCCCAAGAAGCTTGGCTAGCCGTTCAATTAGAGCAAAAAGCAACCAAACAAGAAATCCTGACCTACTACATCAACAAAGTCTACATGTCTAACGGTAACTATGGAATGCAAACCGCAGCCGAAAATTACTATGGAAAAGACTTGAAGGATTTAAGCTTGCCACAGTTAGCACTCCTAGCTGGAATGCCTCAAGCACCAAACCAATATGATCCATATTCCCATCCAGAAGCTGCTCTAGAGCGTCGTAACTTGGTACTTTCAGAAATGAAGGGGCAGAAATACATAAGCGCAGAAGATTACGAAAAAGCTATTAATACGCCTATCACTGACGGTCTTCAAAGCTTGAAGTCAGCCAATAGTTACCCAGCCTATATGGACAACTACCTCAAAGAAGTAATCGACCAAGTCGAACAAGAAACGGGCTACAACCTTCTTACCACAGGTATGGAAGTCTATACTAATGTCGACAAAAATGTTCAACAGAGACTTTGGGATGTTTACAATACAGATGAGTACGTTGCTTATCCAGATGATGAACTCCAAGTAGCTTCCACTATCGTGGATGTAACAAATGGTAAAGTCATTGCTCAGTTAGGTGCCCGTCACCAATCAAGTAATGTATCTTTCGGAATCAACCAAGCCGTTGAAACCAATCGTGACTGGGGTTCTACTATGAAACCAATCACTGACTATGCTCCCGCTTTAGAATATGGAGTCTATGACTCTACTGCGTCTATTGTACATGATGTTCCTTATAACTATCCTGGCACTGATACTCCAGTCTACAACTGGGATCATGGCTACTTTGGAAACATTACAATCCAGTATGCTCTTCAACAATCACGAAATGTCACAGCCGTTGAGACTTTGAATAAGGTCGGTCTAGATAGAGCTAAAACCTTCCTTAATGGTCTTGGTATCGACTATCCAAGCATGCATTATGCAAACGCCATTTCAAGTAACACAACTGAATCCAACAAACAGTACGGTGCAAGTAGTGAAAAAATGGCAGTTGCCTACGCAGCTTTTGCTAATGGTGGTATTTACCACAAACCAATGTATATCAATAAAATCGTCTTCAGTGATGGTAGTGAAAAAGAATTTTCTGATGCCGGTACTCGGGCTATGAAAGAAACTACTTCCTATATGATGACCGAAATGATGAAAACTGTCTTAGTATACGGAACCGGACGTGGAGCCTACCTACCTTGGCTTCCACAAGCAGGTAAAACAGGTACTTCTAACTATACTGACGAAGAAATTGAAAAGTATATCAAGAACACTGGTTACGTAGCTCCAGATGAAATGTTTGTAGGGTATACCCGCAAATATGCAATGGCTGTTTGGACAGGATACTCAAATCGTCTAACTCCAATCATCGGAGATGGTTTCCTTGTTGCTGGTAAGGTCTATCGTTCAATGATAACTTACCTTTCTGAAGATGACCAACCTGGAGATTGGACAATGCCAGATGGCTTGTATAGAAATGGAGAATTCGTCTTCCAGAACAACGCAAAGAACACATGGAATAATTCAGTAACACAACAAACACAAACAGTTGAAACTCCAAGCACAACAGCTGAAAGTTCAACTACACAGGCAAGTACGACGGTTGGTCAACAACCCAATAATGCTCCAGCAACTGATCCTAACCAAGTACAAGCTGGTCAAGCTGTTCAACCGACACAACCAGTACAACCAACGCCACAAAATCCACAAGTTCAACAACCACAACAGTGA
- a CDS encoding glycosyltransferase family 2 protein: MNISVVIPVYNVEDYLHYAIDSLVNQTHKNFEVLLINDGSTDNSGKLCDKYAQEYDWIRVFHKENGGLSDARNYGVLKATNEWIFFLDPDDYIEPFTFELLTLIQEKYQADLISTKVQTTNEYEKFSKEQFNLESSKRVTKEEALELMLEDKVATVSACAKLYKKQILAMRPFPVGKIYEDFFVVAEHLRLAEQIVISPVVTYHYYRRPGSIVQSQFTEKRFDFFDAGENNRIQIKQFYDGNSVEKALNFKIVQGSFHISEAAASTDKKALKNIVKKVRSFYWSIIFDSKASSKLKLKYSLFLLFPSLYFKFKNIVRNKGI; this comes from the coding sequence ATGAATATTAGTGTAGTTATTCCTGTATATAATGTTGAGGATTACCTTCATTATGCTATAGACAGTTTAGTAAATCAAACTCATAAAAATTTTGAGGTTTTATTAATCAATGATGGCTCTACTGATAATTCAGGAAAATTATGTGATAAATATGCTCAAGAATATGATTGGATTAGGGTATTTCATAAAGAGAATGGTGGCTTATCAGATGCACGTAATTATGGAGTGTTAAAAGCAACTAATGAGTGGATATTCTTTTTGGATCCGGATGATTATATAGAGCCTTTTACATTTGAATTATTGACTCTTATTCAAGAGAAATATCAAGCTGATTTGATTTCAACAAAAGTTCAAACGACAAATGAATATGAAAAATTTAGCAAGGAACAATTTAATTTAGAATCTAGTAAAAGAGTTACGAAAGAAGAAGCACTAGAATTAATGTTGGAAGATAAAGTTGCAACGGTATCTGCATGTGCAAAACTTTATAAAAAACAAATTTTAGCAATGAGACCATTTCCTGTAGGAAAAATTTATGAAGATTTTTTTGTTGTAGCTGAACATTTAAGATTAGCTGAACAAATAGTTATTTCACCTGTTGTTACTTATCATTACTATCGTCGTCCTGGAAGTATCGTACAATCTCAATTTACCGAAAAGCGATTTGATTTTTTTGATGCAGGCGAGAATAATAGAATCCAAATAAAACAATTTTATGATGGTAATAGTGTAGAAAAGGCGTTAAATTTTAAAATTGTTCAAGGTTCTTTTCATATATCTGAAGCCGCAGCTTCTACGGACAAAAAAGCTTTAAAAAATATTGTTAAAAAAGTACGTTCATTTTACTGGAGTATAATCTTTGATTCTAAAGCTTCTTCAAAATTAAAATTGAAATATAGCTTATTCTTATTGTTTCCAAGTTTATATTTTAAATTTAAAAATATTGTTCGGAATAAGGGGATATAA
- a CDS encoding acyltransferase family protein: MKKEYDILKVVAILMVLVSHSTYYIISTKYGGIDYQQYLEQNMSLVLYKTFDKVREILYYFHMPMFMALSGAFYYLQVKRDKWINFMLILKQKIKRLVIPFVIFTLLYVFPIKYFSNYFEYTTFSRAVLGQLFLIGNNHLWYLFTLFIIFIISFFTLKREIKFATIIVFYVLHILSYKVDPLLFKAPLQFLFYFSMGFVFESKREKYNQFISKKRNYVLILSIVFVLITLLNFNLKYTYTLVSKILVELLAILGSLLTYSISYLISRKERSGSSYFFKLILMNGLGIYIFSDPLNYLILYISYSLNSQFMFSPFGIIFMVVLRFFITLFVSLIVTVIFKKCFKKYTWLVN, encoded by the coding sequence ATGAAAAAGGAATACGATATTTTAAAAGTAGTAGCAATCTTAATGGTACTTGTAAGCCATAGTACATATTATATAATTTCAACTAAATATGGAGGGATTGATTATCAACAATATTTAGAACAAAATATGTCATTAGTTTTGTATAAAACTTTTGATAAAGTGAGAGAAATTCTATATTATTTTCATATGCCAATGTTTATGGCTTTATCTGGAGCTTTCTATTACCTGCAGGTTAAACGAGATAAATGGATTAATTTTATGTTAATTCTAAAACAGAAGATTAAGCGATTGGTTATTCCATTTGTTATTTTTACTTTATTATATGTTTTTCCAATAAAATATTTCTCTAATTATTTTGAGTATACAACTTTTTCTAGAGCAGTATTGGGACAATTGTTTTTAATTGGGAATAATCATTTATGGTATTTATTTACTTTATTTATTATTTTTATTATTTCATTTTTTACCTTAAAAAGAGAAATAAAATTTGCTACAATTATTGTTTTTTATGTATTACATATTTTAAGTTATAAAGTTGATCCACTTTTATTTAAAGCCCCGTTACAATTTCTATTTTATTTTAGTATGGGATTTGTATTTGAATCAAAGAGAGAAAAATACAATCAATTTATAAGTAAAAAAAGAAATTATGTTTTGATATTGTCTATAGTATTTGTTTTGATTACTTTGTTGAATTTTAATCTTAAATATACTTACACACTAGTTAGTAAAATATTAGTTGAGTTATTAGCTATTTTAGGTTCTTTATTAACATATAGTATTTCATACCTGATTTCTCGGAAAGAGCGCAGTGGTAGTAGTTACTTTTTTAAGCTGATTTTAATGAATGGATTAGGTATATATATTTTTTCGGATCCATTAAATTATTTAATATTATATATAAGTTATTCATTGAATTCTCAGTTTATGTTTTCACCTTTTGGAATAATTTTTATGGTTGTACTACGATTCTTCATTACGTTATTTGTATCTTTAATAGTAACAGTAATATTTAAAAAATGTTTTAAGAAATATACTTGGCTAGTTAATTAG
- a CDS encoding flippase, whose translation MKVLKNYAYNLSYQLLVIILPIITTPYVTRVFSATDLGTYGYFNSIVTYFILLATLGLASYGTKEISRNRKNIPKNFWGIYTLQFGATLLSIILYTFLCFGVDEMRNPVAYILGMSLISKGLDISWLFQGLEDFRKITVRNILVKLVGVISIFLLIKSAKDLYLYVFLLTIFELLGQLSMWLPARKFIGKPHFDIDYTKYHLKPILLLFLPQIAISLYATLDRTMLGMMSSTNDVGIYDQALKLINILLTLVTSLGSVMLPRVSNLLSSGDHKAVNKMHEMSFLIYNLIIFPIMAGMLIVNDDFVTFFLGKDFQDARYAIAIMIFRMFFIGWTNIMGFQMLIPHNKNKEFMLSTTIPAIVSVGLNLLLLPKLGYIGAAIVSVLTEVLVWLIQLFYTRSYLREVPILGSLIKIIISSGVMYGILLFIKQFLNISPMINVGLYAVLGAIIYASMILSFKVINLSELKQQLLKNKGA comes from the coding sequence GTGAAAGTATTAAAAAATTATGCCTACAACCTTTCCTATCAATTGTTAGTAATTATACTTCCGATTATTACGACTCCGTATGTGACACGGGTATTTTCTGCAACTGATTTAGGAACATATGGCTACTTTAATTCTATTGTTACCTATTTTATTTTGTTAGCTACTTTGGGGCTTGCCAGCTATGGAACTAAGGAAATTTCGAGAAATAGAAAAAATATTCCAAAGAATTTCTGGGGGATATATACTCTTCAATTTGGTGCAACATTATTATCAATTATCTTATACACTTTCTTATGTTTTGGGGTTGACGAAATGAGAAATCCTGTTGCATATATATTAGGAATGAGTTTGATTTCTAAAGGATTAGATATATCCTGGCTTTTTCAGGGCTTAGAAGATTTTCGTAAGATTACAGTCAGAAACATATTAGTGAAGCTTGTTGGTGTAATTTCAATATTTTTATTGATAAAATCAGCGAAAGATCTTTATCTTTATGTCTTTCTCTTAACGATATTTGAGTTATTGGGACAATTAAGTATGTGGTTACCTGCTCGAAAGTTTATCGGAAAACCACATTTTGATATAGATTATACTAAATATCATTTAAAGCCAATTCTTTTATTATTCCTCCCTCAGATTGCTATTTCACTATATGCAACTTTAGACCGTACGATGTTAGGAATGATGTCATCTACAAATGATGTCGGGATCTATGATCAAGCATTAAAATTGATTAATATTCTACTAACATTGGTAACTTCATTAGGGAGTGTCATGTTGCCCCGAGTTTCAAATCTTTTATCTTCAGGAGATCATAAAGCAGTCAACAAAATGCATGAGATGTCATTTCTGATTTATAATTTGATTATTTTCCCTATTATGGCAGGAATGCTAATTGTAAATGATGATTTTGTTACCTTTTTCCTAGGGAAAGATTTCCAAGACGCACGTTATGCGATTGCAATTATGATTTTTAGAATGTTCTTTATTGGTTGGACCAATATTATGGGATTTCAAATGCTAATCCCACATAATAAGAATAAAGAATTTATGCTGTCAACAACAATTCCTGCCATTGTTAGTGTGGGATTAAATCTTCTCTTGCTTCCAAAGTTGGGCTATATAGGTGCTGCAATTGTATCTGTCTTAACAGAGGTGCTAGTATGGTTGATACAGTTATTCTATACTCGTTCTTATTTGAGAGAGGTGCCCATTCTAGGTTCACTAATAAAAATTATAATCTCATCTGGAGTTATGTATGGTATTTTGCTATTTATAAAACAATTCCTAAATATATCACCGATGATTAATGTGGGACTATACGCTGTTCTAGGAGCAATAATTTATGCTAGTATGATTTTGAGTTTTAAAGTAATAAATCTAAGTGAGTTAAAGCAACAATTATTAAAAAATAAAGGAGCTTAA
- a CDS encoding peptide ABC transporter substrate-binding protein, giving the protein MKTRKVLALAGVTLLAVGVLAACSGGSGAKGEQTFAFTYETEPDNLNYLTTGKAATANITSNVIDGLLENDRYGNLIPSMAEDWSVSKDGLTYTYKIRKDAKWYTSEGEEYAPVKAQDFVTGLKYATDKKSEALYLVQDSIKGLDAYAKGENKDFSQVGIKALDDQTVQYTLNKPESFWNSKTTMGVLAPVNEEFLNSKGDDFAKAGDPNSILYNGPFVLKSLVAKSSVEFAKNPNYWDKDNVHIDKVKLSFWDGQDTSKPAENFKDGSLTAARLYPTSASFAELEKDMKDNIVYTQQDSTTYLVGTNIDRQSYKYTSKTSDEQKTSTKKALLNKDFRQAIAFGFDRTAYASQVNGASGASKILRNLFVPPTFVQADGKNFGDMVKEKLVTYGDEWKDVNFADAQDGLYNPNKAKAEFAKAKTALQAEGVTFPIHLDMPVDQTATTKVQRVQSFKQSVEETLGTDNVVIDIQQLQKDEVNNITYFAETAAGEDWDISDNVGWGPDFADPSTYLDIIKPSVGESTKTYLGFDSGKDNVAAKKVGLYDYEKLVTEADDETTDVAKRYDKYAAAQAWLTDSALIIPTTSLTGRPILSKMVPFTMPFAFSGNKGTSDPLLYKYLELQDKAVTVDEYQKAQDKWMKEKEESNKKAQEELAKHVK; this is encoded by the coding sequence ATGAAAACAAGAAAAGTATTGGCTCTTGCGGGAGTGACTTTATTAGCAGTGGGTGTTTTAGCTGCTTGTTCAGGGGGGTCAGGTGCTAAAGGTGAGCAGACCTTTGCCTTTACTTATGAGACTGAACCAGATAATCTCAACTATTTGACAACTGGTAAGGCAGCGACTGCCAATATTACTAGTAATGTGATTGATGGATTGCTTGAAAATGACCGCTATGGGAATTTGATTCCCTCTATGGCAGAGGACTGGTCTGTTTCTAAGGATGGTTTGACTTATACCTATAAAATTCGTAAAGACGCCAAGTGGTACACGTCTGAGGGAGAAGAGTATGCTCCTGTTAAGGCTCAGGACTTTGTGACAGGACTTAAATATGCGACAGATAAGAAATCTGAAGCTCTTTACTTGGTACAGGATTCAATCAAAGGTTTGGATGCATACGCTAAAGGGGAAAATAAAGATTTCTCTCAAGTTGGGATTAAAGCTCTTGATGATCAAACAGTCCAATACACATTGAACAAACCTGAAAGTTTTTGGAATTCTAAAACAACCATGGGTGTGCTTGCGCCAGTCAATGAAGAGTTTTTAAACTCAAAAGGGGATGATTTTGCCAAGGCTGGAGATCCAAACAGTATTCTCTACAATGGACCTTTCGTTTTGAAATCTCTAGTAGCGAAATCATCTGTAGAGTTTGCGAAAAATCCTAATTACTGGGATAAGGACAATGTGCATATTGACAAGGTCAAATTGTCATTCTGGGATGGGCAAGATACCAGCAAACCTGCAGAAAACTTTAAAGATGGTAGCCTTACAGCAGCTCGTCTCTATCCAACAAGTGCAAGTTTCGCAGAGCTTGAAAAAGATATGAAAGACAATATTGTCTATACCCAACAAGACTCTACGACTTATCTAGTTGGTACAAATATTGATCGTCAGTCTTATAAATATACTTCTAAGACCAGCGACGAACAAAAGACTTCTACTAAAAAGGCTCTCTTAAACAAGGATTTCCGTCAGGCTATTGCCTTTGGTTTTGACCGTACGGCCTATGCTTCACAAGTGAACGGTGCCAGTGGTGCAAGCAAAATCTTGCGTAATCTCTTTGTACCACCAACATTTGTTCAAGCAGATGGGAAAAACTTTGGCGATATGGTCAAAGAAAAATTGGTAACTTATGGGGATGAATGGAAGGATGTCAACTTCGCAGATGCTCAAGATGGTCTCTACAATCCAAACAAGGCGAAGGCTGAATTTGCGAAGGCTAAGACTGCTCTTCAGGCAGAAGGAGTGACCTTCCCAATTCATTTGGATATGCCAGTTGATCAGACAGCAACTACAAAAGTTCAACGTGTCCAATCTTTCAAACAATCGGTTGAAGAAACCTTGGGTACAGATAATGTTGTCATTGATATTCAACAGCTACAAAAGGATGAAGTAAACAATATTACCTACTTTGCTGAAACAGCAGCTGGGGAAGATTGGGATATTTCAGATAATGTCGGTTGGGGTCCAGACTTTGCCGATCCATCAACCTACCTTGATATCATCAAACCATCAGTTGGTGAAAGCACTAAAACATATTTAGGATTTGACTCAGGGAAAGATAATGTAGCTGCTAAAAAAGTAGGTCTATATGACTACGAAAAATTGGTTACTGAAGCTGATGATGAGACTACAGATGTTGCTAAACGATATGATAAATACGCTGCTGCCCAAGCTTGGTTGACAGATAGTGCCTTGATTATCCCAACAACATCACTCACTGGTCGCCCAATCTTGTCTAAGATGGTACCATTTACGATGCCATTTGCCTTCTCTGGTAACAAGGGGACAAGCGATCCGCTCCTATACAAATACTTGGAACTTCAAGACAAGGCAGTCACTGTAGATGAATACCAAAAAGCTCAAGATAAATGGATGAAAGAAAAAGAAGAATCCAATAAAAAAGCGCAAGAAGAACTCGCAAAACATGTGAAATAA
- a CDS encoding DUF1273 domain-containing protein, which translates to MTTALIMGYSNFDLGLFNEKDIRLKIIKKAIRRDLESIAEEGIKWLVFTGNLGFESWVLDVANEMKEEYDFSLATIFDFETHGENWNEANQLKLSQFKQVDFVKYAYPKYEHMGQLRDYQRFLLENTDLAYFFYDPENETKLKFIDNLMKNQEGYRIKRLTFEDLNELVENFSEK; encoded by the coding sequence ATGACTACAGCTTTAATTATGGGATATTCTAATTTTGACTTGGGTTTGTTTAATGAAAAAGATATCAGGTTAAAAATTATAAAGAAAGCCATTCGCCGTGATTTAGAAAGTATAGCAGAAGAAGGGATTAAATGGCTGGTCTTTACAGGGAACTTGGGATTTGAATCTTGGGTGCTTGATGTCGCAAATGAAATGAAAGAAGAATATGATTTCAGCCTAGCGACCATTTTTGATTTTGAAACACACGGGGAAAATTGGAATGAAGCGAATCAGCTTAAACTTAGCCAATTTAAGCAGGTCGATTTTGTCAAATATGCCTATCCTAAATATGAACATATGGGGCAACTACGAGATTACCAACGATTTTTACTGGAAAATACTGATTTAGCTTATTTTTTCTATGATCCAGAAAATGAAACCAAATTAAAATTTATAGACAATTTGATGAAAAATCAGGAAGGTTATCGTATAAAAAGACTGACCTTTGAAGACTTAAATGAGCTAGTAGAAAATTTTTCTGAAAAGTAG